ATTATATTACTGCTTTGGCCCCATAGTAAGAAAACATCTTAATTTAGTGTAACTACGTGTAATGGTTTGCTGCTCTCATCTTCATCACGTGAAAACTTATCCTATGGAATTCTAGTCCTGTTTTATGAAAACAGTTTATAGGATAACATAGTATATAATGTTAATCAGTTCACATAAATGACTATTCACATGTACCATATCAATTTTACATGTTTGAAAATTACGTATTGATATTATTGATCAGAAatcagcgattcagacagctttATGGCCACATTCTTACCACAATTAGGTGAATAATTTAACATATTTATATCTGGCACACCTGGCTCATGTAGTTGTGTATTTTACATCACTATAAACATTTTAATATACTTTTGGGCATACTACAATTATATTTCATACAGGTATGGTCATGTGATATTGTCCAATAAGACCCCATTATTGGGTTGTTTGGTGGCCATATTGGAAAAAGGCTTCTGTGGGTTTAATGCATGCATTCTATGATGACCCTGCATCTACACAACCCTTTTTctagctttgtgtgtgtgcctctatTACCAATGTTACAATCCACAAACAGCTGCCCCATTACATGGAATTGTATGGCTAAGCCTCCAACATTCTATTGTAAATggtcaattttttaaataatagttGTAGCTGTTCGTTTCAAATGtggttatattatatataatttGAAAAGTAATTTTATGACCTTTCATAACTAGTTGTCAAACAAAGTAAAACATGTATCAGGGCTTCCTTTTTAAAGCCATTTGTAGAGGTAATTCGAATGTACCCTAGAGGTCAAAGTTATGTTGAACTGAACTTACCGAAAATATGTCTGATGGATAGCTGTGAATCTAAGCTTTCGGAGCAATAACTTGTTGTATACTGACATGGTTTGTCATAGGGTCAATCCATATGGGAAAGCTAACACTGCTGCACGGCTCCACATGTTTTCCAACAAATCACTATGAGACATCGTCGGCCCACATTTGGGGGTCTGGCTCATGGACTTTAATCAAAGACAGTGTCAGAAAATACGCTGGCTCCTTACGGAAAAAGTTTAAACTATGCAACTACcgcgttagttagctagctagccaccactGTCTGAACGTATCTTATGCTCGCTAACTGGCTACTTTCATGTTTTGGTGTGATCGGATGGGTGGCAAGCAAAACATGAGCAAATGTAAACATGGCAAACGTATGCAGAATCCTTTCATGTAACACTTACCATTCTGCAAGCTTAAAAATACGATCAAATGTAATGATTTCTTCGTTATGTCGACCCTCCAAAACGGAAGTCAgacatgtttgtttttgtgtgacGCACATCATTTGGCCCAATCAATGACATCTTCGAGAAAGATAACTCCGCctgcgtgctgtgtggtttattacagccacaaagtcaaaatgatTCGTTGTTGAATTCATGAGAATTCATGAATACAATATTGTGTTTATTGGTCGTATTTTAATGTTAGTGTTTTTGTATTTGAATTTATTTtccggatccccattagctgctgccaagggagcatctactcttcctgaggtccaaTCAGAATTACATACAATAaacaatacataacacaacacattattatacactactctaccataacatatctacaatacaaagtcaataatacagcaaaataacaatattaaaatgtatgtgtgtgtagagtgcgtctGTTAGCAATATCTAATGTTAAAGCTGTGCACAATGCATATGGGCTAATGCcaattttctaaattgtaatagGCCTACTGGAACTAGATATGTGTATGATTGATATATTGATTCAAATGCAAACTTCACACATTGAATGTTAAAAGTTTGTGATGACAGTGCAATAAGATACTCTGGAGCAGACATATAAGATACATACCTGCACACATTCTGCACCAAATCCATTTTGTAAATGCGTACATTTCCGAAATGTGTTAAGTCATTTTAAAATAGGCTAATTGTCTGCTTTGTCTGTAGCTTAGTAAACTTAACTCCAACTAAATGTCTAACCAAATGGAGTTGAGTAGCAATGACTGTTGGCGGACAACATCTAGACTCAAGTAGCTATCAGTTGGTAGGCCTACTTGTAAAAATTTCCATTCTTTAAATTAACACTTTTCTTGTACCTGTGTTTGTCCTGTGTAACTATGAGCTTTTCTTTGGGTGCTGAAATCTGCCGTTTTTGATAAAAATTATAATTTTACGCGACCTCTGACAAGCTAGCCGTTGTTTGTTAATGGAGAAGTAGCAGCCCATCATTGCATGGCAGATTTTTTAGTTTTGGCAAAacgctattttttttaaataaaaaaaaccaTAGATTCCAAATTCAACGGAAAACACTATAACAATCAGAACAATCACAGGTAGGATACGCCCCCTTGAGTGGGCCACCCCTTTATGGTTGATCATTAACTGTAATTTAGGCACTGGCTAGCCcagttagctaactagcaactTCACAAACAGAATGTCTGAGATGAAATAAATACTAGACAGATTGTTAGCATAAGCTAATGTCTGCTAGCATAGCTAGCATGATTAGGATTATAGTTAGGGTTCAGAGTTCAAATAGcggccagggttaggtttagaataggggttagggatagggtcagaataggggttagggttagggtcagaacaggggttagggtttagggtttagggttaggttagggtcagAAAAAAAAGCgttttattaaataaaaaatctgtcAATTTCCCTTTTTAGCTTGTTATGGCCCATGGCCATCATCCACCAACAAATTATTTTCAAAACATTGCTTTTTTCCCCAGCAATTAGACATTGATCTTAGGGGGGCGTCTTACCCCATGGCACCCTACACAGTAAGTGTTAAACAATGGATATTTATAAAAAGTATTGAGTGGTAGTGCACACTTGAAGTTGTAACTTCCTACTCCATTGGAAAACAGATTTCACCACCCAAAGAAAAGCATGCAGTTACAcaggacaaacataggtacaagCAAAGCATTAAGTATTGACTAATAGTGACTAGATGTACTGGTGGTACACTCTTCTGGGCTCATCGTATAACCTTGTATCCATGTAACAGGGATCTAAACTATAGCTACTTTGTCTGTAAATTGACAGTTGTCTGCTTACTGTATGGTTCATTGCGCCATCTTGGTCAAGGTGTTATTATAAAAGACAATGTGTTCTCAATGActtgtctggttaaataaaggctcaCAAAAAAATGTACTCCTGATCACATCTTGACACAGATGACCAtctgtatattattatatatcacacaaacagacagaaccATAGACCACACAAGCTATAAAATATTACATAGCAATTCTGTATGCAAGGTCCTTGCAAATACTGTACATTACATGAGTACAGTGCAAGGTAAAGGTCAAAAATAGGTATATGATAAATACAATGAAAAAGTCAAGAATGTTAAGAATGTCAACAGGACTCTTTATTCAGTCCCAGACTAacttggtgtgtgtgcgtgttgagaAGTCTGATGGTTCTTAGTGCCACAAATGTATTAAGTcctgggcccatattcataaagtgTTTCAGGGTAATGGTGGTGATATGGGATCAGTTTTGGTTTACGGATCATTATTTCTATAATTACACGGACGGGGGGACCTGATCCAAAATAGTCTCTCCTACTTTCTGAATAAGGCCCGTTTGTTCTTACTTAGGCCTTAGGAAACGTCAGCTGGATGGCATCCGGGTGTATTCAGTGTTCTGAATATGTGAGGAGTGGCCAAAAATGTGTTGTGCTAGAGTGAATGTGAATCTGTCACTCAGGACAAGGACAGTGATGCTCATGAATGTGGTCGAAGcaactgtttttatttgattaaatatGATTATGAAAGTTTACCATGAGTGAATGTGTCAAATGTTTCCTGACAATAAGTGCAGACAAAAATCATAATAACATTTGAAGAGAATAGACATGAGCCACGCGACTCTCGCTCAAAAGCTTTTATTATTGTAAGTTAAAAACATATAATTTCGTCCATCAAATCATTACAACAGCTACAGATAGACGGGTTGGCTGACAACATCATGAAAATGATGTGCCTGCATCGATGTGGTCAGAAGGCGTGCATTGGTGTGATTCTGAatggtcagatagctagcaacaatgacaagaagctgccatgagGGGAATCGTTGGTGGTTTGTTTCAGCTCATTGtatcttgttattgataccatgtcttgtttttagGTGTTTTGACAGATGTCATGTCCATGCTAATATGGCTTaaatttgctagctagccaacaactgtaacaatgtatttgagagacaacaagtgctcattgtgcaaatgtatttatgttttcaataaaaatTTGGATACGAAATATAATTTACACGTTGTCAACAGTCTAAGCCAACCCTGTtcgttttgccccatagttgcacaCGCATCGCGTAAACCCGTCTATACTGATACCAGTACACTGATGGACTGTCCTgggccttaagatgcttttgggaaaccgggacCTGGTAGAGATCACACTCAAAACACACCACCCCCAGTTTAAGCATTTTCACAAATGGTAAAGGTAGAAGAAAGGCCGAAAGAGGCAGTACAGTTACCTTTTAATAGTCCTACTAAATACTATACAGTTGGAATTTAGATTAGGACAATTTAATTTAACCCAGTGGCAATATGAGATTTGTTTTTAAATCAAAGCAGTCACTCCACCATTTTTTTTAGgttaacagctgagggatgggactgtaaccactctcaaattcataactGGGCTATGGATGCCTGAACTGACCATACATTTGATTAAAATGTTAGCTTGTTAACCATGTTTTGAcgatatacagtgtttgtttgcaATGATAATGGTTTATATTCTGGGTTctgatggggagggggggggggtgtaaaacagttaaactaagctcacGAAGCGTTACATTTGTAAAAtaattatgaaaaataaaacattaataTATCTTGATGTGATATGTATTCAACCCACTGAGTCCATACATGTTAgaaccacctttggcagcggTTGCAGCTGTGATTCTTtttgggtaaatctctaagagctttgcaaacctggattgtacaattttttacacattattctttaaaacgttcttcaagctctgtcaagttggttgttgatgatcgctagacagccattttcaagtcttgccatagattttcaagacgatttaagtcaaaactgtaaatgggccacaggaacattcaatgttgtgttGGCAAGcatctccagtgtatatttgtcctgctgaaaggtgaatttgtctcccagtgtctcctggaaagcagactgaaccaggttttcctctaggttgTTGCCTTGTGCTTAGCTCCCTAGTCTttgcagatgacaagcatacccataaaatgatgcagccaccaccatgctttaaaaTATAAAGtgttactcagtaatgtgttgtgttggatatgcCTTAAAAATAACACCTTGAATTCACgacaaagttaatttctttgtcacgttttttgcagttttactttagatGATCATGcgaactgggacatgttccgggtagcctctgagaataacattgacgctaacacggacacggtgactgagttcatcaggaagtgtataggggatgttgttcccacggtgactattaaaacctactcaaaccagaaactgtggatagatggcagcatttgagcaaaactgaaagcgcaaaccatcaTAATCACCGGGGGGCACACTGcctgacctccaggacacctacagcacccgatgacacaggaaggctaaaaagatcatctaggacatcaaccacccgagccaaaaTCAATGTTCTGCCTTGGCCATCTCAGTCGCCGGACCTCAATCCAATCAAAAACCTGTGGGCTGAGTTGAAGAGGGCAGTTGATAAGTGCAAAAccaagaatgtgaaggatcttgaaaggatctgcatagaggaattgttcaaaatccctccaaatgtgttcTTTATCCTTGTCAAATATTACAGGaaaagactccatgctgttatcCTTCACAGAGGTGGTTGCACTACgtactaaatgaggagtgccaataattatAAAACCTTGATTTTGGTGAAATTGTGTATAAAAAAATTGTATGATTTGGGTTGGTTTCATTGCAACATTAATAAAGTCCAGTActtctcacatgttggtattttgagtttgtcaatataatttgttttttaaagtattgtttgtgcattgctaATCAGGGGTGCCAGTcattttggagcccactgtattctattctactgtattttagtcaatgccactccggcgttgctcgtcctaatatttatatatttcttaattccattcttttactttttagatttgtgtattgttgtgaattgttagatactactgcaatgTTGgcactaggaacacaagcatttcgctacacccacaataacatctgctaaatatgtgcatgtgaccaataacatttgatttgcaaacaggatgcaggttttggaatatttttataatggaaaaggcttccttcttttcactctcatttaggttagtattgtggagtaactacaatgttgttgattcatcctcagttttcccctatcacagctattaaactctaactgttttaaagccaTATAtggccttatggtgaaatccctaagcagTAACTGAGTtgggcaactgagttaggaaggatgcctttatctttatagtgactgggtgtattgatacaccatccaaagtgtaattaagaacatcaccatgctcaaagggatattcaatgtctgctattTTTTTATTACCAgcctaccaataggtgctctttgcgaggcattggaaaacctccctggtctttgtggttgaatttgtgtttgaaattcactgcttaactgaggtaccttacagataattgtatgtgtcgggtacagagatgagttagttattaaaaaaacatgttaaacactattattgtacacagtGAGTCCACACAACATATTatctgacttgttaagcacatttttactcctgaacctatttaggcttgccataacaaagggcttgaatacttactgacccaagacattttgaaaaacatgAATCCACTTTGGCATCATAGggtattttaatcaattttaaattgactgtaccacaacaaaatgtggaaaagatcaaggggtgtgaatactaggAATATATCAAGTCCTAAAATGTATGTTCCAATCctaggtggtgtggtgtgttgctGGTATCAGTCCTGTAGAGCAGTGTTTGTGGTTCTTGgtttctgacacacacaccacaattcatcacacacacatagacacatagagcCACAcgtacacagtgacagacagacacaatcaTACAACCTAAAAAAGATCTGACAGGCCTCGACAGGTGAAATGCACTGGTGGATCTCTTTTCTGTGCTCACATCTAACAGTGGTGAAGAAGGAAATAAGATGAGGAAAGAAAGACTTGAGTATTGGGATATACTTAAATgtcagggggagggaaggagggagggcaaaGTGAATCAGAGGGGTGTCTGCGGGGAGAGAGGTTACTCAACAACAAATAAACCATTTGTTTACTTTTTTGTTCTCTCTTTATTATTTCTATACTAGTGCTAAATTAATTAAAACACTGATGATGAATATTATTAGTATtaaattgttgttgttattgtcatggaaattcttacacaatgacactcaaagtcaatcttaaatgaatcattgtttattgtcagtgtgctggagaggttccaaacaactcaatgcaccattgtacacatgtcaatcaggagctctgcCTGGGCAAACACAGCAGTTGTCGTATATACGACtgtacacagacaagttatatttgcatgatttagcacaATTAATTATTACCGTTTTGTTTCtgtcatgtgaccgaccaatacctcAAGAGGCTTctttctctctaagctgagaccttgagaTATCTTTTGTTCGTTCTCAAACCAtggtctgggcgtactgccaaattgcagctactgatagtgAGAATTTGTACAGTCAGcgacttgcatgaacacagaaattggttattagaacagcacatgaatagaagaCCAAAATTTGTTttaagaaaagcacaaacattaaaattcccattacattattattattattattgtgtgtgtttgtgtctgtgtgtgcgcacatgtaCACttttgtgtttatgtgtctggAAGTTTGTGTTCTATTGTTTCTCAGGCTACGCACCTATTCGTTTGTGTGATTTCCCTCTTAGTTATATGTTTGATCATTTCAGTTTGGTTAAATGCTCTGGAGTTGAGAATAAGGCAAATCTTCACAGACAAATGTGCAGGTCATTTCTTACATTCCAAGCCACATTTTGAGAGAGTAACATTCATAACAGATCATTCAGCCTGACATGGAAACAGATAAATCAACAGAATGTTTGGTAGGTCAAATTTGAATTGCCAGGCATTTTTTAATATGTATATGTTGACTAATGGAGAAATCTGACATATCATTTCactcagggctctattcaatccgtagcgCTGTAGAACTGCTTTATAGCACGACTGACAATTAACGGCAATGTTCCCGCAgttgcggagactgcattcacaatAAACACTGCATATGTGAGATCAATCGGAAATGAACGCAACATTCTTCCATGGATCTTCCGTGATATTTAAGCGATACAGAATCCAACCCAGAATCTGTTAGCTCTTCATGGGCAGATACGAGAGAGAATAATATCTATCATGTTCTTTATGATGATGGGGGGAGGGTGGAGGGCATGGGGAAGGTGGTGGCCAAGGGTCATCTCCCAGGCGTCTATCAGCAAGATATCCAGACCCCTGAACATGGCCCTGAGCACCCAGTCCAGCTGCAATGAGTACCAGTCACTATTGTACAGGCTCACCTCCGGGTCCAGGGCCTGGAGGTTGGCTGAACGCAACACCACCATGGTCCCCGGAGCCCGGTCCAGAAGCCGCACCATCGCCCGCCGAATGTGGCGTAGTCGGCGAATGTAGACTTGCACAGGGAAGGTGCTGAAATGGGACCATATGCTAATAAACACCACAGTGTTCGACCCACCAGTCAGGCCATCCAGTTCGTTAGCTACATAGCGCATCTCACTGGCAATGACATTGGTGAAGCGGATTGGAGGACCGTGACAACGGTACCTCAGAAGGATATTATGGGTGCTGTCCACCGCCATGTTGGGCCCCACATTCTTAGGACTGTGAAGGTTAAACTGCTTCAGCTCTGTGACAACAGTGGAGGGTTGGGAGTTggaaagacagaagagagagttagaaagCACTTGAGgcagcagagagtgagagacgtcACATTACTTGCAGACAGCACTCACCTGGTAATAAGTCGTTGAGGTACTCAAACCACTGTCTGGCAGTAGAGTCTCCGTACATGTACACCACCTTGCCCTTCAGACACTGAGTAATGGCAGACGAGTCATTAAACTGGCGTATTACACCACCAGTCAGCGCTCGCCATGACCCTTGGAAGTAATACCCGGAAGGAGTGATTCTGGTAGGTTCCATCTTCATGCTGCTTCTCTCGTCTGCTTTGTCTGAAAGAGGAACACAAGCATGATGCACCAGCTAGCATCATTACTTTGCAGGTACACAACACAATGGAAACAAAGGTGCTGGCGCTTCCCTGCCTTACATTACTGTAGATGCAGTAGTGGGATGGAATACTATCCTGCACACGCAGAACCTCTCCAGGGTTGAAGTATACAGCCACGTGGCAGTTAATAGCAGCTAGTTGAATAGCAGGTAGGCTGGCAAGGAAGTACAAAACCAATAAACACACCGTTTTACTGTAGCATCTCCTTGCTCACCTACCTTTTTTCTCAGGCAGCACAGTGACACTGTCAGACCCTGAAGGATGAATGTGAACTTTGATGTTGACACCACTGAGAAAAAAATGAGTAAAAATACAGCAGTTAATGTTAAATAAATACACTGCAACAAGCAATCTGATACATCGGAAACAAAGTCTGTGATTAAATGagacacacttttacactcattcACTCACGTACGGTACACCTTACTAACCCCTGGAAGAGCAATGCCTCTTTGTTGGTGAGCAGACCTTTCACATATCCTCCCTTTGCATGGTTGATCCGTGTATCACAACTCAGCAGCTTGGGCTTGTAGCAGTACCAGGGCTCCTCCGTGTGGGCGTCTGTGTAATTGCACAGCGGCTTCTGGCTTGTTGGCAGACACAAGTTACATACAGTTGTCTGGGACAGTTTTCCAGAGCGGAAGAGACTCTTAAAGAAAACCCGGTCGGGCCGTTCCTCTCGTAACCGTCGTAGAACATGAACTGCCTCACTTGGATGGACCAGTGTCATCTCCACCTGTGCAGAACCTTGCCATAGTAATGGGAAAATGGCAGAGTAGGTCCCATTCCTGTGGTCCAGCACCTGTCCTGCTACGCCTGCCTCCAATTCAGAGGAGTGCAGTCGGGCCAGCAAGAAGTCTCCACCATGGCTCTTGGGATGCCCCTGAAAATCGTACATCTGGACAAAAGCCTCCAGCTGGTCTCCCACATACCACTCACTCCTGCCCCTTGCTGGCAGGATCACAAAAAAACTGTGTGCAGGATCACTGGTGTGGTCCAGGGACACACTCTCAGAATGGTGCATAGGCTCTGGCCAGGCGATGGACTCCAGGAGGTAACGCTCTTCCAGAGCCTCCTCGGGTGAGGGCTCCTGGCCCAGGAGGCCACAGTAGCTATGGTTGCGGTCCAGAGGAAAATGGGCCTCTGAAAAGAAAGCTGTGTGGATGCTGCTCTGGAGCTGGTATAATGTTGACACTGTCTGGCAGTTCAGATTCTGCTGAGGAGAAAAGTAAAGGTCACTAAAAGGCATGCTGCTTAAAGTGTGACTTTTGCAGAGCGTGCAACGCTCCCATTAATTTGAAAGAAAACTGGGCGTAAACAGCACGGCTCGATGAGAGGTAAAGGAGGTAGATGGTGATGGAAGCAATGTGGGAAGaatattattataattttgtatttttatttaactaggcaagtcagttaataacaaattcttatttacaatgacgtcctacccagacgacgctggtcctattgtgtgccgccctatgggactcccaatcacagccggatgtgatacagcctggattcgaaccagggaatgtagtgacgcctcttgcactgagatgctgtgccttagactgctgctccactcgggagcaaTAAAGGAGGTTGGACTTGTTATGAGTGCAGATGGCTTCCCTTACCTCCAGAACGTTGATGTTGTTTATCAGGAAAAATAGGCCTGACAGGGCCAGCAGGAAGAAGACACAGACATATTTGGACAGGCTCCTCCACATGGTGCTGTCCTCTGTCAATTCCCCTGATGTTGACACAAAAAAGCTGTTAACAATTCAGCAATGTGCAGAAGTAGAGCAGAACTAGAAAATATGCATTACTTTAGCTTAGGCAGCTAACAGTCTTGTGGAGCACAGAGTACCTTGGGTTCAAATCCTGTTCAGTTACAATTGGGCTGCTAAAGTTGGGtagtaatatatacacacacacacacacacacaaacacacacagtaccagtcaaaagttcagacacacctactcattccaggattgttctttatttttactattttctacattgtggaataatagtgaagacatcaaaactttgatgATTTttggtatacactgagtataccaaaaatTAGGAACagacctcagaacagcctcaatttgttgggacatggactctacaaggtttgaagagttccacagggaggctggcccatgttgactccaatgcatcccatagttgtgtcaagttggctggatgtcctttgggtggtggactattctcgATGCACACGGGACATAGTCGGTGTGCTGAAGTAACCCCTGAtaatatatgtacagtggggcaaaaaagtatttagtcagccaccaattgtgcaagttctcccacttaaaaagatgagaggcctgtaattttcatagcaaacttcagacgggcctggacatgtactggcttaagcagggggacacgtctggcactgcaggatttgagtccctggcggcgtagtgtgttactgatggtagggtTTGTTACTTtgttcccagctctctgcaggtcattcactaggtcccctcgtgtggttctgggatttttgctcaccgttcttgtgatcattttgaccccacgaggtgagatcttgtgtggagccacagatcgagggagattatcagtggtcttgtatgtcttccatttcctaataattgctcccacagttgatttcttcaaaccaagctgcttacctattgcagattcagtcttcccagcctggtgcaggtctacaattttgtttctggtctcctttgacagctctttggtcttggccatagtggagtttggagtgggactgtttgaggttgtggacagatgtcttttatCCTGattacaagttcaaacaggtgccattaatacaggtaatgagtggaggacagaggagcctcttaaagaagaagttacaggtctgtgagagccagaaatcttgcttgtttgtaggtgattaaatacttattttccatcataatttgcaaataaattcattaaaaatcctacaatgtgattttctggttttatttttctcatagttgaagtgtacctatgatgaaaattacaggcctctctcatcttttgaagtgggagaacttgcacaattggtggctgattaaatactttttgctccactgtatatattttggggttaaaatatatatttttcatcacaaaagtagtgcactgagcCTTTACTACTCCTGTATGAGTGGACCAAAATAGTAATCCGCAGCGCACAAAAACATTTCAGCACCCCCAACCCTAAACATCTTCCTGCGACCATGAaaggggaaactgttgagtgtgaaaaacccagcagcgttgcaattcttgacacaaaccggtgtgcctggcacctactaccataccaccg
This sequence is a window from Oncorhynchus tshawytscha isolate Ot180627B linkage group LG34, Otsh_v2.0, whole genome shotgun sequence. Protein-coding genes within it:
- the LOC112231575 gene encoding NXPE family member 3-like, with product MWRSLSKYVCVFFLLALSGLFFLINNINVLENLNCQTVSTLYQLQSSIHTAFFSEAHFPLDRNHSYCGLLGQEPSPEEALEERYLLESIAWPEPMHHSESVSLDHTSDPAHSFFVILPARGRSEWYVGDQLEAFVQMYDFQGHPKSHGGDFLLARLHSSELEAGVAGQVLDHRNGTYSAIFPLLWQGSAQVEMTLVHPSEAVHVLRRLREERPDRVFFKSLFRSGKLSQTTVCNLCLPTSQKPLCNYTDAHTEEPWYCYKPKLLSCDTRINHAKGGYVKGLLTNKEALLFQGGVNIKVHIHPSGSDSVTVLPEKKDKADERSSMKMEPTRITPSGYYFQGSWRALTGGVIRQFNDSSAITQCLKGKVVYMYGDSTARQWFEYLNDLLPELKQFNLHSPKNVGPNMAVDSTHNILLRYRCHGPPIRFTNVIASEMRYVANELDGLTGGSNTVVFISIWSHFSTFPVQVYIRRLRHIRRAMVRLLDRAPGTMVVLRSANLQALDPEVSLYNSDWYSLQLDWVLRAMFRGLDILLIDAWEMTLGHHLPHALHPPPIIIKNMIDIILSRICP